One window from the genome of Paenibacillus sp. encodes:
- the sleB gene encoding spore cortex-lytic enzyme: MHKQERIRRPRGRLFWLKPAMLFALVAAIFVAAPQPGLTFSEWYWIMEQGDTGDDVAELQSRLRFLGFYGGEVDGQFGGGTRRAVVGFQREFGLSVDGRVGPQTKLRLARATKNWNSSYMADYYRGGGARRTAAAPLPSGTGGFSDEDIKLLARTVHGEARGEPYEGQVAVAAVVLNRLTNPAFPQTVAGVIFQPGAFTAVDDGQIWLEPNASAYKAVRDALNGWDPSGEAMYYFNPATATSKWIWSRPQIKRIGKHIFCL, translated from the coding sequence ATGCATAAGCAAGAACGCATCCGGCGGCCGAGAGGCCGCCTTTTTTGGCTGAAACCGGCGATGCTCTTCGCGCTGGTCGCCGCGATCTTCGTCGCCGCGCCGCAGCCGGGCCTTACGTTCTCGGAATGGTATTGGATCATGGAGCAGGGCGACACGGGCGACGACGTGGCGGAGCTGCAGTCGCGCCTTAGATTTTTGGGATTTTACGGGGGAGAGGTCGACGGGCAGTTCGGCGGCGGCACGCGCCGCGCGGTCGTCGGCTTTCAGCGGGAATTCGGACTGTCGGTCGACGGTCGAGTCGGACCGCAGACGAAACTGCGGCTTGCGCGGGCGACGAAAAACTGGAACAGCTCGTACATGGCGGACTATTACCGCGGCGGAGGGGCTCGGCGGACGGCCGCAGCGCCGCTGCCCTCCGGGACGGGAGGGTTCAGCGACGAGGATATCAAGCTGCTCGCGCGAACGGTGCACGGCGAGGCGAGGGGGGAGCCGTACGAAGGTCAGGTCGCCGTCGCGGCCGTCGTGCTGAACCGGCTGACCAATCCGGCGTTCCCGCAGACGGTGGCCGGCGTCATTTTCCAGCCGGGGGCGTTCACGGCCGTCGACGACGGACAAATTTGGCTCGAGCCGAACGCTTCGGCGTATAAAGCGGTAAGAGACGCCCTTAACGGGTGGGATCCTTCTGGGGAAGCGATGTATTATTTCAACCCCGCGACGGCGACATCGAAGTGGATTTGGAGCCGGCCGCAGATCAAGCGGATCGGAAAACATATTTTTTGCTTATAA
- a CDS encoding DUF1499 domain-containing protein, translating to MLKRTLIGLIRSHEQTGEKATRPELKTRHYKLSRDKLWDEVISILKKKPGYKVLHEVKSVGEIVLEKRTVTGRVQDITLTVLALNPLQSAVDIYSASRGSLGDLGSNYRTILDIYKALDQKLAQYKITH from the coding sequence TTGTTAAAGAGAACGCTCATCGGACTGATCCGCAGTCACGAGCAAACGGGAGAAAAAGCGACCCGGCCTGAGTTGAAGACCAGACATTACAAGCTATCCCGCGATAAGCTGTGGGATGAAGTGATTTCCATCTTAAAGAAGAAACCTGGTTACAAAGTGCTCCACGAAGTGAAAAGCGTCGGCGAGATCGTCTTGGAAAAGCGCACGGTCACCGGACGCGTCCAAGATATTACGCTCACCGTATTGGCGTTGAATCCGCTTCAGTCGGCCGTCGATATTTATTCGGCATCCCGCGGCTCGCTCGGCGATCTCGGTTCCAATTACCGCACGATTCTCGACATCTACAAAGCGCTGGACCAAAAGCTGGCTCAGTATAAAATAACCCATTAA
- the tpx gene encoding thiol peroxidase yields the protein MATERTGAATLKGNPITLIGPELKAGDQAPDFTVNKSLVETASLKDFAGKVKLISVVPSIDTGVCDAQTRRFNEEAAKLGDSVAVITISNDLPMAQARWCGAAGIDKVTMLSDYKNVSFGDAYGVHIKELRLLMRSIFVIDQNDKITYVEYLKEMTEHPNYDAALDAVRALV from the coding sequence ATGGCAACCGAAAGAACCGGAGCGGCCACGCTGAAGGGCAACCCGATCACGTTGATCGGACCGGAATTGAAGGCAGGGGACCAAGCTCCCGATTTTACGGTGAACAAAAGCTTGGTCGAAACGGCGTCCTTGAAGGATTTCGCCGGCAAAGTAAAGCTGATCAGCGTCGTTCCTTCGATCGACACGGGCGTCTGCGACGCGCAAACGCGCCGTTTCAACGAAGAAGCCGCGAAACTCGGCGACTCGGTCGCGGTCATCACGATCTCCAACGACCTGCCGATGGCGCAAGCGCGCTGGTGCGGCGCAGCCGGCATCGACAAGGTGACCATGCTGTCCGACTATAAGAACGTATCCTTCGGCGACGCATACGGCGTTCACATCAAAGAACTCCGCTTGTTGATGCGCTCGATCTTCGTCATCGACCAAAACGACAAGATTACATACGTCGAGTACCTGAAAGAAATGACGGAGCACCCGAACTACGACGCGGCGCTCGACGCGGTTCGCGCGTTGGTCTAA
- a CDS encoding rhomboid family intramembrane serine protease: MFLRYESFREYIRFYPVNTVVLALLAAAHAGFALYAWMTGTPAWALKQEYGGFLLVREADIIPEYWRYITSVFLHADFGHLLFNAFAIFVFAPPLERALGSFRYAALFLFSGIMGNIFTNFYAGPVASVGASGAVYGVFGAYVFYMLFRRGALDFASKRTLQTMLIVGVLYSIAIPQINYFAHLGGFVGGLVMNALYTWVLHGRTR, translated from the coding sequence ATGTTTCTACGGTACGAAAGCTTTCGCGAATACATCCGGTTTTACCCCGTCAATACGGTCGTTCTGGCGCTGCTCGCCGCGGCGCATGCCGGCTTCGCGCTGTACGCCTGGATGACCGGCACTCCGGCTTGGGCGCTCAAGCAGGAATACGGCGGCTTCCTGCTTGTCCGGGAAGCGGACATCATACCCGAATACTGGCGTTATATCACCTCGGTATTTCTTCATGCGGACTTCGGGCATTTGCTGTTCAACGCCTTCGCCATTTTCGTCTTCGCGCCGCCGCTCGAGCGCGCGCTCGGTTCGTTCCGCTACGCGGCGCTCTTTTTGTTTTCCGGCATCATGGGCAATATTTTCACGAATTTCTACGCAGGTCCGGTGGCGTCCGTCGGCGCGAGCGGGGCGGTCTACGGCGTATTCGGGGCGTACGTGTTTTACATGCTGTTCCGTAGAGGCGCGCTCGATTTCGCGTCCAAGCGGACGCTGCAAACGATGCTGATCGTGGGCGTCCTATATTCCATAGCGATTCCGCAAATCAACTATTTCGCGCACCTGGGCGGCTTCGTCGGAGGACTGGTCATGAACGCTTTGTATACTTGGGTGCTGCACGGAAGGACGCGTTAA
- a CDS encoding LysR family transcriptional regulator has protein sequence MELRQLQYFVTVARMEHVTHAAESLRVAQSAVSRQIHQLEQELGVSLFTPKGRNLQLTPAGKLFLRRAEAILTDLERAVLDLQEFLNPEAGEIRIGFPHSLGIHLLPSVIAEYRKDHPNVKFVLKQGTYHVLIRELLEGEIDLAFISPFPEDHDDVEGELLLSEELRVILPANHLLAQYTSIRLEQLRDDSFVMFSEEYSLRTIVLEACRKAGFVPHVGFEGEETDTIRGLVAAGLGVSLLPEMALIETSPMMPVSVRVTEPQVQRTIGLIRRRGEKLPLVAEVFRSYVVDYFDGKSRLP, from the coding sequence ATGGAGCTTCGGCAGTTGCAATATTTCGTCACCGTCGCGCGCATGGAACACGTTACGCACGCGGCGGAATCGCTGCGCGTCGCCCAATCGGCGGTAAGCCGGCAAATTCACCAACTGGAGCAGGAGCTCGGCGTTTCGCTGTTCACTCCGAAAGGAAGAAATCTGCAGCTTACGCCGGCGGGAAAGCTGTTCCTGCGGCGGGCGGAGGCGATCCTGACCGATCTCGAGCGGGCCGTGCTCGACTTGCAGGAGTTTCTGAACCCGGAGGCCGGCGAGATCCGCATCGGGTTTCCGCACAGCTTGGGCATTCACCTGCTGCCAAGCGTCATCGCCGAATACCGGAAGGACCACCCGAACGTTAAGTTCGTGCTGAAACAGGGGACGTATCACGTGCTTATCCGCGAATTGCTCGAAGGCGAAATCGACTTGGCGTTCATCTCCCCGTTCCCCGAAGATCATGACGATGTCGAAGGGGAGCTGCTGTTGTCGGAGGAGCTTCGGGTCATTTTGCCGGCCAACCATTTGCTGGCGCAGTATACCTCGATTCGGCTGGAGCAGCTGAGGGACGATTCGTTCGTCATGTTCAGCGAGGAGTATTCGCTCCGGACGATCGTGCTCGAGGCTTGCCGGAAGGCGGGCTTCGTGCCGCACGTCGGGTTCGAGGGGGAGGAGACGGACACGATCCGCGGGCTGGTGGCGGCCGGACTGGGCGTCAGTCTGCTGCCGGAGATGGCTCTGATCGAGACAAGCCCCATGATGCCCGTCAGTGTCCGGGTGACCGAGCCGCAGGTGCAGCGGACGATCGGCCTCATTCGGAGGCGCGGGGAGAAGCTGCCGCTTGTAGCGGAAGTGTTTCGCAGCTACGTAGTCGATTATTTTGACGGCAAAAGCCGCCTGCCCTAA
- a CDS encoding zinc metallopeptidase has protein sequence MFFHPMDFLILIAFGVSIWAQFRVKGTFKRWSEVGISSGLTGYEAARRMLDNNGLHDVPIEPVRGVLSDHYDPIHRVVRLSEPVYYQSSVSAVSVACHEVGHAIQHKFSYPALVLRHRMFPLVNITSGVAPLFLIAGFIFGAMNLVLLGIIFFSAAVAFQLITLPVEFNASSRARELMISEGFISNEEERGVAKVLNAAALTYVAAALISLLELIKFIMIFMGSNNEE, from the coding sequence ATGTTTTTCCACCCAATGGACTTTCTCATCTTGATCGCGTTCGGCGTTTCCATCTGGGCGCAGTTCCGCGTCAAAGGCACGTTCAAGCGCTGGTCCGAAGTCGGCATCAGCAGCGGACTGACCGGCTATGAAGCCGCTCGCCGCATGCTCGACAACAACGGCCTGCACGATGTGCCGATCGAGCCGGTGCGCGGCGTGCTCAGCGACCACTACGACCCGATCCACCGCGTCGTCCGTTTGTCCGAGCCGGTGTACTACCAAAGCTCCGTCTCGGCCGTCTCGGTCGCGTGCCACGAAGTCGGCCATGCGATCCAGCATAAGTTTTCGTACCCGGCGCTCGTGCTGCGCCACCGGATGTTCCCGCTCGTCAACATTACGTCCGGCGTCGCGCCGCTGTTCTTGATCGCCGGCTTCATCTTCGGCGCCATGAACCTCGTGCTGCTCGGGATCATCTTCTTCTCGGCCGCCGTCGCGTTCCAGCTGATTACGCTGCCGGTCGAGTTCAACGCCAGCTCCCGCGCGCGGGAACTGATGATCTCCGAAGGCTTCATCTCGAACGAAGAAGAACGGGGCGTCGCCAAAGTGCTCAACGCCGCTGCGCTGACGTATGTGGCCGCCGCGCTCATCTCGCTGCTTGAGCTGATCAAGTTCATCATGATCTTCATGGGCAGCAACAACGAAGAATAA
- a CDS encoding MerR family transcriptional regulator, with translation MKRGDSGGDRKLFKIGELAALCEVSPRTIDYYTKIGLIAPAERSTTNYRLYGSETLQQLKRIEWLKKQKLSLEEIKRLLLPGKAAADEAVTERLTALQLHMMQLEREAKAIAPILEQLKPKQAQHLLRRLSPQTAACIEALLLLLGKGPLG, from the coding sequence ATAAAGCGAGGTGATTCAGGTGGGGATAGAAAGCTTTTTAAGATCGGCGAACTGGCCGCATTATGTGAGGTTAGCCCCCGAACCATCGACTATTACACGAAAATCGGATTGATTGCGCCGGCCGAGCGATCGACGACCAACTATCGCCTATACGGATCTGAAACCTTGCAGCAGCTCAAGCGTATTGAATGGTTGAAAAAGCAGAAGCTTTCATTAGAAGAAATCAAGAGACTGCTGCTGCCAGGGAAAGCCGCGGCCGACGAAGCCGTGACCGAACGACTGACGGCGCTTCAGCTGCACATGATGCAGCTCGAGCGGGAAGCGAAGGCGATCGCTCCGATTTTGGAGCAGCTGAAGCCGAAGCAAGCCCAACATTTGCTGAGGCGCTTGTCGCCCCAAACCGCCGCTTGCATCGAAGCGCTGCTGCTCCTTCTCGGCAAAGGTCCTCTCGGCTGA
- a CDS encoding ammonium transporter, whose protein sequence is MLKKVLMAVSAMGMLFPTLAFASEGPSSTVLDMGLNTIWLMLSFILVLLMQGGFILLETGSTRMKNAGHVAGKTIFTVGLGTLVFWAVGYGFIWGENSGAFIATGSFFFSPPIGAEEGYPASIDFLFQLAFAMISLTIAFGGFAERAKLSVYVLFSILFTALVYPVIAHWIWGGGWLTGHKQDFAGSTVVHLTGAAAALAATMLLKPRIGKFNKDGTANEIHGHNQVYTALGVLLLWVGWFGFNAGSTLSVGDGFLGYVGFTTMIATGAGAVAAMFTSWLSSGKADIATMLNGTLAGLVAITASCAFVEPWAAVVIGLIAGVLVYASMKMFEKLKIDDPIYALSVHGVVGIWGTLSNGIFAAPHLVERVGIGEAGLLYTGSFSQLWVQFYGVVVSGAFAFVVSYILLLIIKAVVGLRVTEEQEIVGLDLSEHGVYGYPEQMKKTVNG, encoded by the coding sequence TTGTTGAAGAAGGTACTTATGGCAGTAAGCGCGATGGGCATGCTTTTCCCGACGCTCGCGTTCGCGTCCGAAGGACCGTCGAGCACGGTGCTCGATATGGGCCTCAACACGATTTGGCTCATGCTCTCCTTCATCCTTGTGCTCCTGATGCAAGGCGGCTTTATTCTTCTCGAGACGGGCTCAACGCGCATGAAGAACGCGGGTCACGTCGCAGGCAAAACGATTTTCACGGTCGGCCTCGGCACGCTGGTGTTCTGGGCGGTCGGCTACGGCTTCATCTGGGGCGAAAATTCGGGCGCGTTCATCGCGACGGGCAGCTTCTTCTTCTCCCCGCCGATCGGCGCGGAGGAAGGGTATCCGGCATCGATCGACTTCTTGTTCCAGCTGGCATTCGCGATGATCTCCCTTACGATCGCGTTTGGCGGATTCGCGGAACGTGCGAAGCTGTCCGTCTACGTGCTGTTCTCGATCTTGTTCACCGCTCTCGTGTATCCGGTCATCGCGCACTGGATTTGGGGCGGCGGCTGGTTGACGGGCCACAAGCAGGACTTCGCGGGTTCGACGGTCGTTCACTTGACGGGCGCCGCTGCGGCTCTCGCCGCTACGATGCTGCTCAAGCCGCGGATCGGCAAGTTCAACAAAGACGGCACGGCCAACGAAATTCACGGCCACAACCAAGTGTACACGGCTCTCGGCGTATTGCTTCTGTGGGTCGGCTGGTTCGGATTTAATGCAGGTTCCACGTTGTCCGTAGGCGACGGCTTCCTCGGTTACGTCGGGTTCACGACGATGATCGCGACCGGCGCAGGCGCCGTCGCGGCGATGTTCACGTCGTGGCTCTCCTCCGGCAAAGCGGATATCGCGACGATGCTGAACGGCACGCTCGCAGGTCTCGTCGCCATCACCGCGTCCTGCGCGTTTGTAGAGCCTTGGGCGGCAGTCGTTATCGGTTTGATCGCCGGCGTATTGGTATACGCAAGCATGAAGATGTTCGAGAAGCTGAAAATCGACGATCCGATTTACGCTTTGTCCGTACACGGCGTGGTCGGTATTTGGGGCACGCTGTCCAATGGCATCTTCGCGGCGCCGCACCTCGTCGAGCGCGTCGGCATCGGCGAAGCGGGCCTGCTCTACACCGGCAGCTTCAGCCAGCTGTGGGTACAGTTCTACGGCGTAGTCGTTTCCGGCGCATTCGCCTTCGTAGTGTCTTACATCTTGCTTCTCATTATTAAAGCGGTCGTCGGCCTTCGCGTTACGGAAGAGCAAGAAATCGTCGGCCTTGACCTCAGCGAGCACGGCGTTTATGGTTATCCTGAGCAAATGAAAAAGACGGTGAACGGATAA
- a CDS encoding DUF294 nucleotidyltransferase-like domain-containing protein, translated as MRQWEEIEREVRQAADTAALRSLRDDVHRAFDASSAEAGGAIEPVNRLHDAFIRRTLALTEERVRTSLPGVPPVSSFAVLLFGSGGRREQTLWSDQDNGIVYEAAEGVESEEADAYMAQLGDAFRTALEEVGYPPCEGNVLVSNPQWRKPVGAWLDTMREWFAQPEFETVRHLLIVADARPIYGDARLFDAMRDEYARLVEAHRSTMLARMAHNTLRYKVLVGILGNLLTEPYGEDAGGVDIKYGAYIPMVNAIRLLAIGHGANGNASTLERIRTLREGGFVDAEEAQAWEEAFRAVLRFRAMTPYQLVDGKYGTRGILSAKSLTKEVRRELKRSLRVGAALQRKVKRTFGTEGHR; from the coding sequence ATGCGGCAGTGGGAAGAGATAGAGCGTGAGGTGCGGCAAGCCGCGGATACGGCGGCATTGCGGTCGCTCAGAGACGACGTCCACCGCGCATTCGACGCCTCCTCGGCGGAGGCCGGCGGCGCGATCGAGCCGGTCAACCGGCTCCACGACGCCTTCATCCGCCGAACGTTAGCTTTGACCGAAGAACGGGTACGAACGTCCTTGCCGGGCGTTCCGCCCGTTTCTTCGTTTGCGGTGCTGCTATTCGGCAGCGGCGGACGGCGCGAACAGACGCTGTGGAGCGATCAGGACAACGGAATCGTGTACGAAGCTGCGGAAGGGGTCGAATCGGAAGAGGCGGATGCGTATATGGCCCAGCTCGGCGACGCCTTCCGAACGGCGCTGGAGGAGGTCGGGTACCCGCCCTGCGAAGGCAACGTGCTCGTGTCGAATCCGCAGTGGAGGAAGCCGGTCGGAGCGTGGCTCGACACGATGCGAGAGTGGTTCGCCCAGCCGGAATTCGAGACGGTGCGCCATCTGCTGATCGTGGCCGACGCGCGGCCGATTTACGGCGACGCGCGGCTGTTCGACGCGATGCGGGACGAATACGCCCGCCTCGTCGAAGCGCATCGAAGCACGATGCTGGCCCGGATGGCGCACAATACGCTCCGGTACAAAGTGCTCGTCGGCATCCTCGGCAATTTGCTGACGGAGCCGTACGGCGAAGATGCGGGCGGCGTCGACATTAAATACGGCGCCTACATCCCGATGGTGAACGCGATCCGGCTGCTGGCGATCGGTCATGGCGCGAACGGGAACGCCTCGACGCTCGAACGCATCCGTACTTTGCGCGAAGGCGGGTTCGTCGACGCCGAGGAGGCGCAGGCGTGGGAGGAAGCGTTCCGCGCGGTGCTTCGTTTCAGAGCTATGACGCCTTATCAGTTGGTGGACGGAAAGTACGGCACTCGAGGGATCTTGTCCGCGAAGTCGCTGACGAAAGAAGTGAGGCGCGAGTTGAAACGCTCGCTGCGCGTCGGTGCGGCGCTGCAGCGAAAGGTGAAGCGAACGTTCGGCACGGAGGGACACCGATGA